The proteins below come from a single Zhouia spongiae genomic window:
- a CDS encoding FMN-binding negative transcriptional regulator, with amino-acid sequence MFNHIEGMNYPPREFQETGFQNIIKIIRAYPLATLISVHNNKLYTSHIPLIYYKDKQFPFGKLAGHIDIHNPQLNALQKGTAVNIIFHGPDSYISPSLFKADHLPTWNYIKVHIEGKPREIKSKDTLRQSLLKMTESLEANTSGYMLSENHPTMNKLLDYIVGFEIEITSWEGKFKLSQNKPTEEQDMAIQSMTVENKKDISALVKSILKDFQRSS; translated from the coding sequence ATGTTTAATCATATAGAAGGCATGAACTATCCTCCCCGAGAATTTCAAGAGACCGGTTTTCAGAATATTATAAAAATCATCAGGGCTTACCCATTGGCCACTTTGATCTCAGTGCACAACAACAAATTATATACAAGTCATATCCCTCTGATCTATTATAAAGACAAACAATTCCCCTTCGGCAAATTAGCAGGCCATATCGACATACACAATCCCCAATTAAATGCCCTCCAAAAAGGAACAGCCGTAAATATTATTTTTCACGGTCCCGATTCCTATATCTCTCCTTCTCTTTTTAAAGCTGACCATCTGCCCACCTGGAATTACATCAAGGTACATATTGAAGGCAAACCCAGAGAAATTAAAAGCAAGGACACCCTAAGGCAGTCACTGCTTAAAATGACCGAATCCCTGGAGGCAAACACCTCTGGTTATATGCTCTCAGAAAATCACCCGACAATGAACAAACTTTTGGATTATATTGTTGGTTTTGAAATTGAAATAACCTCCTGGGAAGGAAAATTCAAATTATCTCAAAACAAACCAACAGAAGAACAGGACATGGCGATACAATCTATGACTGTGGAAAATAAAAAAGATATTTCAGCCTTAGTAAAATCGATTTTAAAGGATTTTCAAAGATCATCATAA
- a CDS encoding DUF1569 domain-containing protein — translation MKSLLDKGTYNEIIDRITLLNDDSVPEWGKMNVSQMLAHCQGPLKIALDKMTLKKPNVFICSIAKLFRHKLYDDKLWSHGIPTAKEFLVNDKRDFIQEKETLKILIEEFYEKGIENEWPAHPIFGKFTTEQWGKMQYKHLDHHLRQFNV, via the coding sequence ATGAAATCGCTCTTAGACAAAGGCACCTATAACGAGATCATTGACCGGATAACATTGCTGAACGACGATTCCGTTCCCGAATGGGGAAAAATGAATGTGTCCCAAATGCTTGCCCATTGTCAGGGGCCTTTAAAAATCGCCCTCGATAAAATGACATTAAAAAAACCTAACGTGTTCATCTGTTCTATCGCTAAACTATTCAGGCATAAATTATACGATGACAAGCTGTGGAGCCATGGTATTCCGACAGCAAAAGAGTTTTTAGTTAATGACAAACGCGATTTTATTCAGGAAAAAGAAACATTAAAAATCCTCATCGAAGAATTTTACGAAAAGGGAATTGAAAATGAGTGGCCGGCACACCCCATTTTCGGAAAATTTACTACCGAACAATGGGGTAAAATGCAATACAAACATCTAGACCATCACTTAAGGCAATTTAATGTTTAA
- the radC gene encoding RadC family protein produces the protein MKEKSTSFSIKNWKEDDRPREKLSLKGRAALSDAELIAILIGSGNKEESAVGLSQRILASTGNSLNELGKMSVKKLMSFKGIGEAKAITIAAALELGRRRRNEDSLERKKITSSSSVFELMQPVIGELEHEEFWILYLNNSNKIIYKLQLSKGGITGTLVDVRLALKHALELGATSLILVHNHPSGTLRPSEADKQLTDKLSTAANSLDIKVLDHLIVTEKMYFSFADEGLL, from the coding sequence ATGAAAGAAAAATCAACATCATTTTCAATAAAAAACTGGAAAGAAGATGATCGTCCCCGTGAGAAATTATCCCTGAAGGGAAGGGCGGCACTGTCGGATGCAGAATTAATAGCCATTTTAATTGGTAGTGGTAATAAGGAAGAGAGTGCGGTAGGTCTGTCGCAAAGAATATTGGCTTCTACAGGCAATAGCTTGAACGAGTTGGGGAAGATGTCCGTAAAAAAATTAATGTCTTTTAAAGGAATTGGAGAAGCCAAAGCGATTACCATTGCAGCAGCCTTAGAGCTGGGAAGACGCCGGCGGAATGAAGATTCATTAGAAAGAAAAAAAATAACCAGTAGTTCGTCTGTTTTCGAGCTTATGCAGCCTGTTATAGGAGAGTTGGAGCATGAAGAGTTCTGGATCCTGTATCTTAATAACTCAAATAAAATTATTTATAAACTACAACTAAGTAAGGGAGGAATCACAGGAACCCTTGTCGATGTCCGTTTGGCACTTAAACATGCTCTGGAGTTGGGAGCCACAAGCCTCATATTGGTCCATAATCACCCTTCCGGTACCTTAAGACCCAGTGAGGCAGACAAACAGCTTACTGATAAGTTGAGTACTGCTGCTAATAGTTTAGATATAAAAGTTCTCGACCATCTCATTGTCACTGAAAAAATGTATTTTAGTTTTGCAGATGAAGGACTGTTATAG